A part of Podarcis muralis chromosome 15, rPodMur119.hap1.1, whole genome shotgun sequence genomic DNA contains:
- the ADRA1A gene encoding alpha-1A adrenergic receptor isoform X2 — MALNSENISASDCFNCTQPVEEVNISKAILLGVILGGLIVFGVLGNILVILSVACHKHLQSVTHYYIINLAVADLLLTSTVLPFSAIFEILGYWVFGRIFCNIWAAVDVLCCTASIMSLCVISIDRYIGVSYPLRYPAIVTEKRGLLALLCVWVLSLVISVGPLFGWKQPAPEDETICQINTDPGYVLFSALGSFYLPLIIILAMYCQVYVVAKRESKGLSCGLKTEKSHSEEVTLRIHRKTTTETTGSTPSTKHKSNFSVRLLKFSREKKAAKSLGIVVGCFILCWLPFFIIMPIEQSLGSD; from the exons ATGGCTTTGAACTCCGAGAACATCTCTGCCTCTGACTGCTTCAACTGCACCCAGCCTGTGGAGGAAGTAAACATTTCAAAAGCCATATTATTAGGTGTTATCTTGGGGGGGCTGATTGTTTTTGGAGTCCTGGGTAACATTTTGGTTATCCTGTCAGTAGCCTGTCACAAGCACCTGCAAAGCGTAACTCACTATTACATTATCAACTTGGCTGTGGCTGACCTCCTGTTGACTTCTACCGTCCTCCCTTTCTCTGCTATTTTTGAGATTTTGGGGTATTGGGTTTTTGGGAGGATCTTCTGCAACATCTGGGCAGCTGTGGATGTTCTATGCTGCACAGCTTCCATCATGAGCCTTTGTGTCATCTCTATAGACCGATACATTGGGGTGAGCTACCCGCTAAGATATCCAGCCATAGTGACTGAAAAGAGGGGCCTGCTAGCCCTTCTGTGTGTCTGGGTACTGTCCCTTGTGATATCAGTAGGGCCCCTCTTTGGCTGGAAACAGCCAGCTCCAGAAGATGAAACCATCTGTCAGATCAATACTGACCCTGGTTACGTCTTATtctctgccctgggctccttctaCCTCCCCTTGATCATCATACTGGCAATGTACTGCCAGGTCTATGTGGTGGCAAAAAGGGAAAGCAAAGGACTGTCTTGCGGCCTGAAAACAGAGAAGTCCCATTCAGAGGAAGTGACTCTTCGCATCCACCGCAAAACCACCACAGAAACCACTGGATCAACACCCAGCACCAAGCACAAATCCAATTTCTCCGTGAGGCTCCTGAAGTTCTCCAGGGAAAAGAAAGCAGCTAAAAGTCTGGGGATTGTGGTGGGATGCTTCATACTCTGCTGGCTCCCCTTCTTTATCATCATGCCCATTG AACAATCATTGGGCTCTGACTAA